One genomic region from Motacilla alba alba isolate MOTALB_02 chromosome 5, Motacilla_alba_V1.0_pri, whole genome shotgun sequence encodes:
- the NAP1L4 gene encoding nucleosome assembly protein 1-like 4 isoform X1: MGRAFVSGGAARARRLRGARRRCGLCGVRGAGRWIQAHRWQITVKQKILLQILWRLLKMQATKKEKLADQVMQNPQVLAALQERLDNTSVTPSSYIETFPKAVIRRIDALKKLQVKCAHIEAKFYEEVHDLERKYAALYQPLFDKRREFINGEAEPTDAESEWHSENEDEEKLAGELKNAVVIDEKAEETNVKGIPDFWFTIFRNVDMLSELVQEYDEPILKHLQDIKVKFSEPGQPMSFSLEFHFGPNDYFSNSVLTKTYKMKSEPDKTDPFSFEGPEIVDCEGCTIDWKKGKNVTVKTIKKKQKHKGRGTVRTITKQVPNDSFFNFFSPIKVSGDGESLDEDSEFTLAADFEIGHFFRERIVPRAVLYFTGEAIEDDDNFEEDEEGEEEELEGEEEGEEEEDAETDPKV; the protein is encoded by the exons GTGGATCCAGGCACACAGATGGCAGATAACAG TAAAACAGAAGATACTGCTTCAGATTCTCTGGAGGCTGCTAAAAATGCAAGCAACAAAAAA AGAAAAGCTGGCAGACCAAGTGATGCAAAATCCacaggtcctggcagctctTCAGGAACGTCTTGACAACACATCAGTTACTCCTTCAAGTTACATTGAAAC ctTTCCAAAAGCAGTGATAAGAAGAATTGATGCCTTGAAAAAGCTCCAGGTGAAATGTGCCCATATAGAAGCTAAATTCTATGAAGAAGTACATGACTTAGAGAGAAAATATGCAGCACTCTATCAGCCTCTTTTTGATAAG aGAAGAGAGTTTATTAATGGGGAAGCTGAACCCACAGATGCAGAGTCAGAATGGCACAGTGAAAATGAGGATGAAGAAAAACTGGCT ggagaactgaaaaatgcagtggtAATagatgaaaaagcagaagagacaaATGTCAAAGGAATTCCAGACTTCTGGTTTACTATCTTTAGGAATGTAGATATGCTAAGTGAATTAGTACAA GAATATGATGAACCTATCTTGAAACATCTGCAGGATATTAAAGTTAAGTTTTCTGAACCAGGACAGCCTATG TCTTTCTCATTAGAGTTCCACTTTGGGCCCAATGACTACTTTTCTAATTCAGTCCTGACAAAAACATACAAGATGAAGTCGGAGCCAGACAAGACAGATCCCTTTTCATTTGAAGGACCTGAAATAGTTGATTGTGAGGG GTGTACCATTgactggaagaaaggaaaaaatgttacagTTAAAACAAtcaagaagaaacagaaacataagGGCCGAGGCACAGTTCGGACAATTACTAAACAAGTACCTAATGATTCATTTTTTAACTTCTTCAGCCCAATTAAGG tatCTGGTGATGGAGAGTCACTG GATGAAGACTCAGAATTCACTTTAGCAGCAGATTTTGAAATTGGACACTTCTTCCGTGAAAGGATAGTCCCTCGTGCTGTGCTGTATTTCACTGGGGAAGCTATAGAGGATGATGATAAT tttgaagaagatgaagaaggtGAAGAGGAG GAGTtggagggggaagaggagggagaagaggaggaagatgcAGAGACTGATCCTAAG gTGTAA
- the NAP1L4 gene encoding nucleosome assembly protein 1-like 4 isoform X2, with the protein MADNSKTEDTASDSLEAAKNASNKKEKLADQVMQNPQVLAALQERLDNTSVTPSSYIETFPKAVIRRIDALKKLQVKCAHIEAKFYEEVHDLERKYAALYQPLFDKRREFINGEAEPTDAESEWHSENEDEEKLAGELKNAVVIDEKAEETNVKGIPDFWFTIFRNVDMLSELVQEYDEPILKHLQDIKVKFSEPGQPMSFSLEFHFGPNDYFSNSVLTKTYKMKSEPDKTDPFSFEGPEIVDCEGCTIDWKKGKNVTVKTIKKKQKHKGRGTVRTITKQVPNDSFFNFFSPIKVSGDGESLDEDSEFTLAADFEIGHFFRERIVPRAVLYFTGEAIEDDDNFEEDEEGEEEELEGEEEGEEEEDAETDPKKESSQPAECKQQ; encoded by the exons ATGGCAGATAACAG TAAAACAGAAGATACTGCTTCAGATTCTCTGGAGGCTGCTAAAAATGCAAGCAACAAAAAAG AAAAGCTGGCAGACCAAGTGATGCAAAATCCacaggtcctggcagctctTCAGGAACGTCTTGACAACACATCAGTTACTCCTTCAAGTTACATTGAAAC ctTTCCAAAAGCAGTGATAAGAAGAATTGATGCCTTGAAAAAGCTCCAGGTGAAATGTGCCCATATAGAAGCTAAATTCTATGAAGAAGTACATGACTTAGAGAGAAAATATGCAGCACTCTATCAGCCTCTTTTTGATAAG aGAAGAGAGTTTATTAATGGGGAAGCTGAACCCACAGATGCAGAGTCAGAATGGCACAGTGAAAATGAGGATGAAGAAAAACTGGCT ggagaactgaaaaatgcagtggtAATagatgaaaaagcagaagagacaaATGTCAAAGGAATTCCAGACTTCTGGTTTACTATCTTTAGGAATGTAGATATGCTAAGTGAATTAGTACAA GAATATGATGAACCTATCTTGAAACATCTGCAGGATATTAAAGTTAAGTTTTCTGAACCAGGACAGCCTATG TCTTTCTCATTAGAGTTCCACTTTGGGCCCAATGACTACTTTTCTAATTCAGTCCTGACAAAAACATACAAGATGAAGTCGGAGCCAGACAAGACAGATCCCTTTTCATTTGAAGGACCTGAAATAGTTGATTGTGAGGG GTGTACCATTgactggaagaaaggaaaaaatgttacagTTAAAACAAtcaagaagaaacagaaacataagGGCCGAGGCACAGTTCGGACAATTACTAAACAAGTACCTAATGATTCATTTTTTAACTTCTTCAGCCCAATTAAGG tatCTGGTGATGGAGAGTCACTG GATGAAGACTCAGAATTCACTTTAGCAGCAGATTTTGAAATTGGACACTTCTTCCGTGAAAGGATAGTCCCTCGTGCTGTGCTGTATTTCACTGGGGAAGCTATAGAGGATGATGATAAT tttgaagaagatgaagaaggtGAAGAGGAG GAGTtggagggggaagaggagggagaagaggaggaagatgcAGAGACTGATCCTAAG AAAGAGTCCAGCCAACCTGCTGAATGCAAACAACAGTAA